The sequence TAATCTTGAACTCAGAGAGATAGATTTTTTCATCAGATAACCAGACTCAAATTTTGTTAACGCTTATTCTGATGTTGAAGACCCTAGAAATGAGATAAAAATTAAATCTAACCTTTGACAATAAAAGCCATCTATTCATATCATAAATGAGGTTTAAATTAAGATGACAGAGTTAGAGAGCAATATCTATCTATTACAAGCAGAAGGAACAAAACGATTTAAAATTGAAAGATCTTTGCAGGTATTAACCCGGAATCAAATCCTTAATGATCAAATTCCCTATGCGTTAAAAGTAATCGAAATTTTTAGCACTCCTGATCCTCAAAAAGATGAAACAAAATTACATGAAATTTTTGCCTATCGTCGCTTACAAAGTGATTGGTTTGAATTTGATTCTCCTGAATATGCAGCCCGGTTAATTCACGATTATTTTCGTCTACGTCAAGAAACCCATCACCAAATTAGTACCCTTTCCCAACAATTAAAATCGGCGACTCAAAAATTAAAAAATACAGAAGAAAAATTAAATCACCTAGAACAAGACTATCAAAAATTACAACAGGAACGAGATCACCTGTTTCAATTTAAAGTTGCAATTCAAAGAGATATGACCCGCATTTTATCTCGTTTAGAATCTCATGGATTAAATGGAAATAGTATTTATACTGAACAATCCTTAAGACATAGCGCCATGAGTCTAATTCGTTATCGCTTAGGAGTTGCCCAACAAAAACGTTGCTTACAGTTAGGTGATACTGTGATTATGGTGGGGTTTTCCTTGTTTGAATATGAAACTAAATTTGAGCAATTCAAAAGCTGTTTAGACAAATATTCTATTACCGCCGAGGATGAAAATACGGTAGATACCTCCTTATTAGAAGCAGGAGTTCCCTTGGGAATTTATTTTACAACGGATAAACCCTATGCTCGTTTAGAAATTGAAATACCTCGACGATATTGGGCTTTACCAGGGATGGTTCCTGAACTGTTTAAAGAATTAAAAGAATTTGGGTTTGAAGCCCGTTATTGTCGATTAGTTCATATTGGAGAAGACGGAGATACAGGAGAATTAGGGTTTATTCCTTGTGATAGTTTAGATGAAATTTGGCATCAAGTTTTAACTCAAATTAGACCATTAGGAACCCAAACCTTATTGCGTCAACAAGGAAGTTTAATTGAATTAAGCCCTGAAAGTACCCGTGTGGGTGTTACCAGTCGAACCTTACTGAAAATGATTCAAGATAAAATTCCTCATCTGGAATCTGCTTTTGAAGAAATATTAGGAATTCGCTTTTGTGTCAATGTTGAATTAATGAATGATTCTCCTTAAATTATATTCCCGGAAACCCTAATTAATTGAGAACTGTTGCGATCAAAAATAGGGAGTTATCTTATATTAGTAGGAATTATAGGTTAAGTTGAGGTGGGATAAAATGTTGATAGTAATTTGTGTTAAAGAGGGCGATCGCTTATTTCTTAAAGCCCTGGCTTTTCCAGGGGAAGGATCTCCACTAAGCTATTCTCTATTTCATTAACTTCAACCTCATTCACATTCAAAGTTGCAACTTCTTCAACATTAGGGACGGCAGAAATCGCCGGAGTCATAATTTTTAATCCTTTAGGAACACATTCTACTTCTATCGGTGTTGTGCCAATAATTTCCCCATCTAAAACTACTTTTTGAGGAGGATTAGTTGAAATTTTAAGGCGTTGAGTCCGAAAGGCAATCATATTATCTCGTTGAATTTCTGTTTTCAGTAAACCTGCCCCTAATAAACGCACCATCCCCGCCAAGGCTTGCATTTTATCGACAGGAGAGGTATACATTAAAACTTCTAACAATCCATCATCAGGAATCACCTGTCCTAATCCTTGGGCTAAAACGGAAGTAGCAGGAGCAACATTGGCAACTGTAATCGCGGCAGCTTCACATTGATTGATTTCACCATTAATTTCAATTTCCGTTTCAAAGTCTGTTTGTTCGTTTAATTGTTGCCATCCTGCCATAATATAAGCTAACGGCCCCCAGCGTTTTTTCGTTTCTCGATCTGCTTTACTCACCGTTTCGGCTTCAAACCCAATTCCAGCTAGTAAAATCATCGGTAAACCATTACAATTTGCCACATCAATCGTGCGGATTAATCCGGCAATAATGACTTCACAAGCCCCCTGAATATTCGTCGGAATTCCCAACGCCACCGAAAAGGCATTAGCCGTGCCTCTGGGGATAATTCCTAATGGAATATTGGTATTAATCACGGCTCCTGCTACAGCCGAAACCGTCCCATCTCCCCCCGATGCAATTACTAAGTCAACATTTTGTTCCACCGCTTCTTTTGCTAATTCCGTTGGATCAGTTTCAGGTGTTGTTAAGTGAACTTTTAAATGAAAATAGGGTTCTAATAATTGTCGAATTAATAATAAATCTTGATTAGCATTTCCCACCCCTGAAACGGGATTAAAAATTAAATACGCCGAACGAGTTCGGCGCAATTGAACAATAATTGCTTCTGCGGTTCCAATATTACTCGCAATCGGAATATTGTAGATATTGCAAACTCGGAGTAATGTTAAAAGCGGTAACTCAGAAAAAGTCGTTTGGGTGGGTTCTACTAAATAAATGACCGCAGCAATCTCTTCCCCTGCAATTATTTTTGAGGCGATGACCATATCCCCTCCTTGTCGCAGAGATAACATTGTCTCAATCCTTAACCATGTCCTCTGTTTTAAAGCACCTGCAAGATTGTCTAAACCCATGAGGCGGTAATGGGATAGGACATTCTCGTGTTGAGTTATAAAATTCACGAGCTTTTCTTGCTGAGTCTCATCAGCGAGTAGGGCAATGATCGCAGTCATAATTCAACTCTTATCTTAATTATGACTATGATATCGTGGATTGCCTTGAATCTGCCTCTACCCTGACAACTGTACAGCCTTAAAAAATTGTCCCCTAAAAAAGAAAAAAACTCCGTGAGTTCACAAAGGCGTGATTTCACGGACTTTTGTCCCCTGGTATAACAATCGGTGAATTTACTAATTATGTTTGCATATCCATCCGGGAAGAAGCGGAGTGATTCATCGATTTCATGGAATCTTTACAAAAAATCCCGCTTATTTGAATTTTTGATAAAATTAAAGTTCTCCGTTTAATCGTCTGAACCGATCCCATCACCTGAAAAAATCTTCAGCGTGTTTCGCTGTTGAGTCAATTCAAGCTTGTATGGTTTTTGATCAAACTTTTAAGATCAACAGAGGTCGTTCGTCTCAATCCCTCTTAATGAGCTTTTAATTTTAACCGATTTAGAGTTGATAGATTAAAAACTTAAGCAAAAATCTATAGCAATACTTGAACAGGGAACAGGGAACAGGGAACAGGGAACAGTAAGCAGTGAATCCTTTTCAGGATTTAGAAATGTCCTAACTGTAATGCGTAGCGTTATAGAATTAGTTCTGTTGTTCAAATAAATATACATTTCTTTAAAATTTAATATCAAAACCATAATCTGTATTGACAGAATTTAACCGTGCCGCAAACTCACCCCTTCAGCAGTTAGGATCAATATTGTATAACTTCAGATAGATGAAAATTGAGCTATTTAATTTCACGCTATTGAATTAGGAATGTATTTCTAGTTTCAGCAAATCATAATTCCGGGTTAATGTTTAGCAAACTGATCAAAAGGTGATTATGCAGCGTTTAATTTTGACCTTAAAGCAATTCAGTATAAAATGGGCGATCGCCGTTATTTTAGTGGGGTTGATATGGGTTGGGGCTGGAATTTTTAGCACTCCTGTTTTTGCTAAAGCACTCACTCCAGAAGCCGACTTTTATCATGTCAAAGGCGGAAATACTGAGAATTTAGATTTACCAAAAGCCTCTGATGCAGCTAAAGATGCGTCAGAAAAAGTATTTGATCAACTTGATACTACTAAAAATTTAGTCGGTAAAACCGAAAAAAGGAAAGCAGCCATTGAAGATGCTAGAAAAATCGCTCATAAAAAGTTAAATGAGCAAGCAGACCGAGCTAAAGTAGCAGAAAATAATGATGCTTCTTTAGCACCCAATGACAAGCTATTTTATAAAGGATTACAAGGAGAATTGTAAACTTTAACTTTAACGATTTTCAGGATGATCAAATCCTAAATGTTTCCAAGCCGCAGGTGTCGCCACACGACCCCGGTTTGTGCGTTGAATAAACCCAATTTGCATTAAATAAGGTTCATAAACTTCTTCAATGGTTTGGGTATCTTCCCCAGTAATTGCCGCCATTGTTTCTAATCCCACTGGCCCGCCTTTAAAGTTTTCAATCATCGCACTTAACATATTGCGATCTGTCCAATCTAATCCCATGGGATCAACATTAAAAACTTCTAAGGCAATATTGGCAATTTCCGCATTAATTTCTCCTGTACTTTTGACTTGAACATAATCTCGAACTCGACGTAATAACCGATTTGCAATTCGAGGCGTTCCCCTAGCACGTTGAGCAATTTCGATCGCTCCTTCTGGGGTAATGGGAGTATTTAATAATTTGGCAGTGCGTTGTACAATTAAACTTAATTCATCAATTTCATAAAAGCGTAATCGTTGAATAATTCCGAAGCGATCGCGCAATGGAGCCGTTAAGGAACCCACCCGTGTTGTCGCACCCACAATGGTAAAGGGTTTGAGAGGAATACTGCGAGTTTTTGCCGCTCGCCCTTGACCAATGGTAATATCTAATCGGCAATCTTCCATCGCCGGATATAAAATTTCTTCAGCAACTTTTGATAATCGATGAATTTCATCAATAAATAACACTTCTCCCGGCTTTAAACTCACTAATAATCCCGCAATATCACGGGGTTTTTCTAACGCTGGAGCCGTTGTAATTTTACACGTTACCCCCATTTCCGACGCTAAAATCAGCGACATGGTGGTTTTTCCCAACCCCGGAGGGCCATATAATAATAAATGATCTAACGGTTCCTGACGAGATTTGGCAGCCGCGATCGCAATGGATAAAACATCTTTTAAATCTTTTTGTCCAATATAATCTTCTAACCGATGGGGACGAATTTTTTCATCCTGTTGACGATTAATTTCTTCCTGGGGTGTTGCTTCTGCTTCTAATAAATAATCCAACTCATCAATCGGCTCCTGGGTCTTAGATTTTCTGGATTTTTTAGCTGCTGGAGTCGCCAACCCAGAGAAATTATCCGAGGGTTCAGGTTCAGGGGACTGCTTTTTGGAAGAAATAATCGCCATAATAGACTTACGCTATATAAGGGCTATAGGTTACAGGTTAGCAGGTTTGGGGATGAATGAGTTTTGATCCTCTCCTATTCTTCCCTTTCATATTTAACCATCAATTGTGAATAGATTTGAGGAGTTCATTCATGTCTTCCAATTACATCAGTGATCATGCTTTAGTCATGGGGAGGAGTATGGCCGGCTACCGAAGGGGGAAAGCCGAATGGGATAACAAAATTCTTGCACCAATATTTAGATCAGATTCTGACGTTAGGAGTCAAACATCCTAAAATTTATCAGTCTTTTGTAGAAGTCATGCACATGACAAAACCAGCCCATACATTATTTTATCCTGAATATATTTTAAGGGTATTAGGACAATGGATTGTTTCACAGGAGGCTCAAGAGGTTGCTGTTGAAGACCAACCGATCCCAAAACTGTTATCTGAATCTCGCAGATCAAGATAAAATCAAGATTAATCTAATGATTAAAGTTGACGGTTAATCGTTAACCCCGAACAAAAACTCCAGTCTGTCCTCTTGTTGCCTTTTCTCCCTAACTCCCCTTTTTTTCCGGCTTTCTCTGGTCTTACCCAATTTAATGACTAATTTCTACGATGTTGAAACACTGAAAAGACGGCTGCATCAGTTGAGTGATGAACAACTCAAACAAGACTATTTGCGAGGGGCATTAACCTTTGATTTTCTTGCAAAAGTGTTGAAAGAAGTTGAATCCGAAGACTTGATGCTACAGGTGGTGAGTTTGGCTTTAAAATTAAATGTTATTCAAGGAACGTTGTTAACAAAAACCGTTAAACCTGAATTTCAAAACAAAGCCTTTTCTCTGGTCATTCAATTAAATCTTCCCCTGGCTTTTAAAATTCGTTTATTAGCCCAAACCCGTTCACCTCTATTACTTCCTTGGTTTTTTAAAGGATTACATCATCCCAATGAACTTGTTAATGCTTGGTC comes from Planktothrix tepida PCC 9214 and encodes:
- a CDS encoding GIY-YIG nuclease family protein is translated as MTELESNIYLLQAEGTKRFKIERSLQVLTRNQILNDQIPYALKVIEIFSTPDPQKDETKLHEIFAYRRLQSDWFEFDSPEYAARLIHDYFRLRQETHHQISTLSQQLKSATQKLKNTEEKLNHLEQDYQKLQQERDHLFQFKVAIQRDMTRILSRLESHGLNGNSIYTEQSLRHSAMSLIRYRLGVAQQKRCLQLGDTVIMVGFSLFEYETKFEQFKSCLDKYSITAEDENTVDTSLLEAGVPLGIYFTTDKPYARLEIEIPRRYWALPGMVPELFKELKEFGFEARYCRLVHIGEDGDTGELGFIPCDSLDEIWHQVLTQIRPLGTQTLLRQQGSLIELSPESTRVGVTSRTLLKMIQDKIPHLESAFEEILGIRFCVNVELMNDSP
- a CDS encoding YegS/Rv2252/BmrU family lipid kinase, which encodes MTAIIALLADETQQEKLVNFITQHENVLSHYRLMGLDNLAGALKQRTWLRIETMLSLRQGGDMVIASKIIAGEEIAAVIYLVEPTQTTFSELPLLTLLRVCNIYNIPIASNIGTAEAIIVQLRRTRSAYLIFNPVSGVGNANQDLLLIRQLLEPYFHLKVHLTTPETDPTELAKEAVEQNVDLVIASGGDGTVSAVAGAVINTNIPLGIIPRGTANAFSVALGIPTNIQGACEVIIAGLIRTIDVANCNGLPMILLAGIGFEAETVSKADRETKKRWGPLAYIMAGWQQLNEQTDFETEIEINGEINQCEAAAITVANVAPATSVLAQGLGQVIPDDGLLEVLMYTSPVDKMQALAGMVRLLGAGLLKTEIQRDNMIAFRTQRLKISTNPPQKVVLDGEIIGTTPIEVECVPKGLKIMTPAISAVPNVEEVATLNVNEVEVNEIENSLVEILPLEKPGL
- the ruvB gene encoding Holliday junction branch migration DNA helicase RuvB, whose translation is MAIISSKKQSPEPEPSDNFSGLATPAAKKSRKSKTQEPIDELDYLLEAEATPQEEINRQQDEKIRPHRLEDYIGQKDLKDVLSIAIAAAKSRQEPLDHLLLYGPPGLGKTTMSLILASEMGVTCKITTAPALEKPRDIAGLLVSLKPGEVLFIDEIHRLSKVAEEILYPAMEDCRLDITIGQGRAAKTRSIPLKPFTIVGATTRVGSLTAPLRDRFGIIQRLRFYEIDELSLIVQRTAKLLNTPITPEGAIEIAQRARGTPRIANRLLRRVRDYVQVKSTGEINAEIANIALEVFNVDPMGLDWTDRNMLSAMIENFKGGPVGLETMAAITGEDTQTIEEVYEPYLMQIGFIQRTNRGRVATPAAWKHLGFDHPENR